NNNNNNNNNNNNNNNNNNNNNNNNNNNNNNNNNNNNNNNNNNNNNNNNNNNNNNNNNNNNNNNNNNNNNNNNNNNNNNNNNNNNNNNNNNNNNNNNNNNNNNNNNNNNNNNNNNNNNNNNNNNNNNNNNNNNNNNNNNNNNNNNNNNNNNNNNNNNNNNNNNNNNNNNNNNNNNNNNNNNNNNNNNNNNNNNNNNNNNNNNNNNNNNNNNNNNNNNNNNNNNNNNNNNNNNNNNNNNNNNNNNNNNNNNNNNNNNNTGGTTCAATGAAAGTctaatgataaaatgtattttgaattcaAATCTGTAAAGGGTCAAAAAATTCAggtatataacaaaaaaaaacaagattcgCAAAGCACACTCGCTAGCTACAACGGTACTATTGCATTAGCAAAAGCTCAGCTGCACACGCATCAGCTAAAACCCATAATGGATATCCATTAAAAAAACTAGCAACTGTCACACATATTTCGTACAAATCTGATTCAAATAGAGTGCATTTCCTGATACAATGTAAGCCATAAAAGGATTTTATTCAAGGTTTAATACAGTCACAATATAGAGTATGATGAATATAAGGCTTGTAATTCTGgtatcattaaaaatgttaatacgCAAAAGCGATATCATTCATTGAACACGCTTGGCTTTCAATTTACACATTGAATCAGCTTGCGAAGCGGAGTGTTGATcattgaattgaaaattaatttcagtaGGTAGTCGCGatgaaaacaaataagtttgGATCTAGTTCTCGGCATTAATAAAATTTCGTTGCGGAAACGAGCCTACCGAGCGAGCCGGAGGCTCCGCCGTGCAACACCAAATATCTATCTTAAAGAGTACTGTCGTATATTAATAGATGtagattttaagtaaaatattatgtatgaatCTGGATATGCATGTGCAacttaataactataaattttTGAAAACGTTATAACGTTCGATTATATTATCGATCGATAACAAGACCATTACCACAGTCATTTTGGACTTTACCACGTTTCATTGATTCgagtttattttcaaagtcaAAGTTCAGTCccttaagaaatatattatgaaacttgTAAGTTAGTGACGTAGTTTTGAAACTTGTTTCCGTATACCAATCTTTCACAAGCGAATGCTATTTCGAACGAGAAATTGCccaaattgtttaatttctttaataaacttattcatATCCGACGGTAAATAATATCacatgtttagaaaaaaattagTCTCGACAAAAACCATCAATAATAAATGCTACTACAGTTGAATATTACTTACTGCCTGGTGACCAGTAGAGCTTGCATCACGCTGTTCATGTAGCAGGTGTTGCCCAGGTTCAGGAGTCCGACCTTCCTCATGGGAGCATGAGTGTTGACGCTGGTCAAGCACACGTTCCGCGCCCGCCATGGGGTCTGCTGCAGGAACCGACATCCACGAGAGGCCATGTGACGCTCCAGGCACAAGATCTAcgttaaaatatatacaagtaTTCATCTAAATAACAAACTTAACTTCCTTAAAAACTTGaattaattgtatgtatttaatccCTATTccaaataagattaaaaatttaaGACAGTTATGTTAAATAGCTAAGGtggattattaaaataaggaactattaataaataataaatatgccCATGTAGTACATCACTCCTTGTTCCACGTCTCGAGCGACACCGCACCGTCTCAGCTCGGGTCGGCATTTTGTCGGCTACGTCGCAAACGCTGTCAGTCAGTCCGTACGCGACTACGGCCACCCTCTAACTACGGCGCGACTAAGATCCGCACACCGACGACCGTATCCGATCGGCGCCGAAAGGTAACAAATGCTCACACGCAGTATACGTCACATGGAAACGATATCAATGATTCAGAAAGTTCATATGTAACTGAAAATCTCAATTTGTATAGGTTACATTCGCTAGCGGAAATTCGAATCGAAGTACGTTAGCAATAGTGCCCGAAAGGCGAAGGCCGATGTGATTGCTTAGACAGCGATCgatgttgtaaataatttagatttatctattttactaattattactttttatagtggttttattattaatagaaaccCTGTACTGcctaaattgtaatttataacttaaaaaaaaacgcattctTTGATATTCTGAAGTAAAAAATACTAACCACGTCCTGATATTTATCCTTGAACATATCTTGGGCTTCGCCTTTCAGAGAATCAACCAGACCGTCTACAGTGGCCGTAAGAATGTCCACTAAGTTTTGCAGTAGCTGGCGACTCCACTGTCCGCTGTCAGTGGCGAGGTTAGCCAAAACACGTCCAATATGCGGGGCAATCTGATGCAACAGCAAAATGATTTATCGATATgaaccaaaaattaaataatcatattattttgaagaCAAATATAAATACCCTGTTAAATGCATCTGTGGATTCACGCAGTGATGCCAGCACATGGAAAATCACGTCGGCGACTGACTGTCGTAGGGTCACCGGATCATCCAAAGCTAAGAAAAGGCGACCCAAATTGTCAACAGACACTTCGATCAGTATGTCAAATCTTTCATTTTCCTgtgtaatagaaaaatattaaaaatgctgtTCCTATGGGATACCTTATTTAAGAAGGTACTTCGTCACTTACCTCCAGGGCTTTAATAAAAGCCATCACCCAATCCCCAAGCGCCGGAGTCCCGTGCCACTCGTACAACCAGCAATAAAGGCAAGAAAGAGAAGCTCTAAGACCCGCTCCAGCCGGACCATTGTCACCTTGCTGCACAAGCCAGCGCGCAGCAGACAATGTGCCCTCCGTGTCGGAGCAGTCCAGCACGATCAGCACTACAGAGGTAGCGGGACACGCATCCGATTCTAcaccatacatacaaatttagaaatttgGAAACTCGTACAACAGCTTTTCAAAAAGCGGTCGTCGAtattaaaaacttgaaattCTGAAAATTCTACCACAAACTTCTCATGAGATTGgcaaaaactaaatattcatacatatttttatgcgTAACAAAAGCGCACTCCATTCACTTAAACTAACGATAttggttaaaaaaaagtcatcaaAGCACTCAACAAAAAAAGCAGTAACTTACGGGGATCTGAGATGAAAGTGTAAAACTTGTCAAGGATTGCCGTCACAATCTCATGACGTATAGAACTGTGAACTGTGTTCACAATTCGCAGCAAGTACTCTTCCACAGTCTGCAGAAGGGTCCACAGTTGTTCCTCATTTCCAGATGCACGAGCTGCAAAGCCCAATTTACCATAACATACCATTTGTtcaacataatgtattttaacaataaaagagTGATAATTCGTACTAACCAAGACATTTCACAATATCCTGACAATTTTTGACAAGTTCCTGAGGTGGTGGCTTGTAGTTAGTCTGATCGTTCATCAGCTGAATGTATTGCTCTAAAGCTTGAAGATCCAATTGATTACGGTTATCATGTACCAACTCGTGTTTTTTGACCGCCATTTTTTCGCTATAtagaataagttttaatattaaggacCTGCCAATGAACACATATTACCAagaaattcatttcattttcacgTATAGCTTCagacaataattgtaaataaatatcgtaGGATTAtagcataattaaattaattctgcTAAATAAATACCTAGGTAATTTGTAGGTAAGCACAGGATAAAGAACTGAACACAAAAGCTTAATTGATACTATATGACAAATTAAATAGAGAAGCAGCATGGTTAGTCCAGTCAAATATGTCCAAAAAAGCAAAATTGTGTGTAAACCTTAGGTATGTGAGAGTGTGTAGATCAAAGTCTCCATCATCATAGTTTAGAGCATTTGAATATGTAAACTTATGAAATAACaactcatataaataataaaaaggtaacAGAATGTCTCTACAAGACGTTTTAAATACATGCGTACAAGTTGTCTTATACAAATCcatctttttttaagatattacaTTCAGCCCAGGCAAACTTGAGCATTTCGCCAGATAATAACCATGattatattaaagtttgtatttttcatgTCCTTTGTGAATATATTGTCTGTTTCATGAAGAGTAAGTATGATTATTTCCCTTTATATGTTGATATAAGTTGTCTGTATAGCATTGGATTAAAATGGCCATGTACTTGTTTGTTAAGCAAGAATTGCAATGATTGTTGAAAAAAGGGATGGTTTCTCTATAACTTTCACTAAATCCATGAATCTAGGCCCATACAGATACTTATTTCCGGGTATGTCAAAACAGATGGCACATTAGAgaatcaaaaaataatagtagctCAAGACACAACTTAgacgttaataaataattgtaaaatgttttttaatattatggtCTTTACTTAATTTTGATACAAACACTTTCAGATTAATGGAGACATTCgatttttggttaattttgcttttccaaactttttataaaaaaatatgatacacTATTGCTTTGACTGGACTTAGCGTTGCACATTTAACTGTCAGACAAACATAAACTCACATTCATGGAAGTCTGCACAGTATTCCACATTTAATTTACGCAGAGATATGTTACAGGCTCATTTGAGGACCTTGTATTCAGGACACACCTTAACAAAAAACTATGTGCCTTTCGATTTCTTTAGtactttacaacaaaaatattttctataagcAAAGCTACTATCACATTTCAGCTTTTGATGTATTATACTGAAGTAAGCAGAAAATGCACATAAGCCTTTCTTAAGGtagaaaatttggaaaaatactGTGCGCGTGTTGGCTTGGTTAGTATTAACAGGAAATTTTAACCAAAACTAAATTCAATCACCAGTTAATAACCAAATTTATAGAAGAgtgaaaatattacaaaagaaatTGGTTACAAAATAGCCCTATTCTGAAATCCAGCACACTATTTGCCACATTGATTGATCACATCAACTCGTTCTTAAATTTATCAAACTCGTAAATACAATAAAGATTGATGTGCAATCAGTAATGTCGGGGAATAGACAATATGAATGGATTCatgagtttttataaaataaatcaattaattgtaCAATGAAATGAGAGTGTTAGTTTTGCTTTGAATCTCATAACATCTGAGTAGCTATTAAAATTGTGAcgagttaaaaaaaacactcgtaGATCAGTATTTCAAGTTTGTAGATAACGTTGTTATACATTTAGTGTTAATTGAGTTGTTTTGGTGTTATGTGAGGTAAGTAGCTTATGAAATATCTTAAAACAAGCAGGATTTAATCGCATGTTATGCAGCAACGCACATAGTTATAAAGAAACTACTTCGCAATTTAAACTACttcgaaaatattaaatgtaaaaggagttttatttatatatatatatatatattcctTATACTACTTTATGAAAAAAGCGATGGACACTATTGATTATCTGATATAATTGTACAAAAGCTAAGCTGTAGGTAACATAGATTAAATATTCTTTAGCAAATGTTGACCTACCTCCTTGTTATTTTAATGGGCACATTATGTACAAAAGAGAAATACTAAAAAGGAAACATAGGAATAGGATTAACAAAGCAATAGTACATGCTGTTATGTATAAATTGTAAATCAGTTAGTATGCTGTGATTAACAGCTGTGACTTTGTGCCAATGTCTCATCAGACCTACCTGTAACATatactacataaataaaatttcgagATTCATATATTATCGTTGGTTGGGTGAAGTCCTAGTGCAAATTGGCGAGGTTCAAACTATCTCATCGTTATTATCTAATATCACTATATTATGATAGgctaaaatatgttaaaaatctATCACCTACGTTAAATTATCTGTGCCACTATTATAAAATGGCTTTCCGACACCATTTACTCACTCagtttataatatatgaatCCTTAATGATAAATCGCCTCTAGGCAACACACCGAATGGTATTCGCATCAATCTTAGAAAAACTCATTGTCCTGAACACCAACTATCTTTTGAATCTGTGATGAGAAACCAGCCGTAGCATTCTCGACCCTCGATGCGATTATTCTGACATCTTCTACTCGTTGGAGACTGACTAAGGACACATTTCTTTTTTCGTCAACAAAGTGACCACTGACTGGCTGAGACACTGAGTACCCTGCAAAACCACAGAGATTAACAACGCACGAAATTATGATCGCCAATTGAAAAAACGTTATGCTAATTTAAGAGAACATTATTCACTGTCTATATATTCACGAAAACCGTACCAATTTCCAACAGGCGGACAGAAATTGgattttctaaaacaaacaaaagattgATTTTATTCCACTACTCCATGAATCGCGCAACGCATGTACAGTGGAGGCAGAATACagatatacctatataatttgATTGATATTCTTGTGCTTTA
The genomic region above belongs to Trichoplusia ni isolate ovarian cell line Hi5 chromosome 5, tn1, whole genome shotgun sequence and contains:
- the LOC113493991 gene encoding ubiquitin carboxyl-terminal hydrolase 35-like, with translation MAVKKHELVHDNRNQLDLQALEQYIQLMNDQTNYKPPPQELVKNCQDIVKCLARASGNEEQLWTLLQTVEEYLLRIVNTVHSSIRHEIVTAILDKFYTFISDPQSDACPATSVVLIVLDCSDTEGTLSAARWLVQQGDNGPAGAGLRASLSCLYCWLYEWHGTPALGDWVMAFIKALEENERFDILIEVSVDNLGRLFLALDDPVTLRQSVADVIFHVLASLRESTDAFNRIAPHIGRVLANLATDSGQWSRQLLQNLVDILTATVDGLVDSLKGEAQDMFKDKYQDVILCLERHMASRGCRFLQQTPWRARNVCLTSVNTHAPMRKVGLLNLGNTCYMNSVMQALLVTRQ